The Porphyrobacter sp. LM 6 sequence GCGCGCCGGGGCACGCCGCGCAGGGGCAGAGCGCCTGCCCAATATCACCGCTGACGGCAGCGTCAGGCGCAACCGCATCAACACCGCCCAGTTCGGGCAAGCCGGCCAGCAGGGCTTCATTCCCGAAGAGCAGACCTCCTATGGCGCGAACATCACGGCCAGCTGGGATCCGGATATCTTCGGTCGGCTGAAGGCGCAGGAACGCGCCGCGCTTGCCCGGATCGATGCCGCCAACGCGCAGGCGCAGGCCGTGCGGCTGGCGCTGCTGGCCGAGATCGCCGGCAGCGTGACCGACTGGCGGGTGCTCGAAGCCCGCGCCGCCGCGATTTCTGCCGATGTTGCCGCCGCCGAGCGCCTTGCCGGTCTAGCCAAGGCGCGCGAGGAGGCGGGGATCGCGCCGGGCCTCGACCGCATCCGCGCCGAAGCCACAGCGAAATCCTCGCAAAGCCGGCTCGCTGCGCTCGAAAGCGAGCGGGTGCGGCTGATCGGGCGGCTGGTGACGCTGACCGGACAGGATGCCGCGAGCGTTCGTGCCGCGCTGGCAAGCGCAGCGCCGCAAAAGGCTGTGGCTGCTGTACCCGCCGCACTGCCGTCCGAACTGCTGGCCAACCGGCCCGATGTCGCCGCGGCAGCCGCCAACCTTGCCGCAAGCGATGCCGATCTTGCCGCTGCCGCCCGCGCACGCTTCCCGCGCATCACCCTGTCGGGCGTAATCGGGCTGCTCGCCTTCGATCCGGAGGACTTCTTCGACGAGGATTCGCTGGTCGGCACGCTGACCGGTGCGATTGCGGGACCGCTGCTCGATTTCGGGCGGGTCGGCGCGCAGATCGACGCTGCTGCGGCGGACAAGCGCGCCGCCTTTGCCGCCTATCGCGGCGCGGTATTCCAGGCGCTGGGCGATGCCGAGGCGGGTTATGGCCTCGTGGCCGCCGCCGATGCCGAGGCAGCGCTGGCGGTGGACGAACGCGACCAGCTCGAACGCGCCGCCTCGCTCGCCGACACACGGTATCGCGCGGGGCTGGCGAGCTTCCTCGAAGTGCTCGAAGCTCGCCGCGCTGCCGATGCCAGCGGGGAACGCGCTGCCGCCGCACAGGGCCGCGCCGCGCGCGCGCGCATCCTGCTATGGCAGGCGCTCGGCGGCGAAGTCGAGGCTGACTAGAGTATCGGGGGTGATTTATGAATCACCCCCGATACTCCAAATTCTTGTTGTCGCATCGCTTTTGCGGAAAACCGGTGCCCACTTTTCCGCGCGATGCTCTAACCGATCACGCGCTCGATCAGCCAGAAGCTGCCGATCGCGCCGATGGCGTAAGTCGACACGCGCAGCACCGGCACTTCGGCCTTGGGCAGCGCCCGAGTCAGCCCCGCCAAAAGCGCCAGCACAGCGCCGACGATGAGCAGTTGGCCTGCCTCGACCCCGAGGTTGAAGGCGAGCAGCGCGGTAACGACCTCGCCCTGTGGCATGCCGACATCGGCGAGCGCGCCGGCAAAGCCGAAGCCGTGCACCAGCCCGAAGGCGAAGGCGACCGCCCAGGGCAAGCGCCTAGTGAAGGTGCGCCGCTCGGGCGAACGCAGCACCACCGCCACTTCGACCGCAAGGAACACGATCGAGAGCGCAATCAGCGCCTCGACCGGGCGCGAGGGCAGGCCCGCATATCCGAGGCTCGTCGCCACCAGCGTGATCGAATGGGCAAGCGTGAAAGCGGTCGCGGCCTTCACCACCGCCCAGCCCCGTCGCACCAGCAGCACCAGCGCGATCACGAACAGCAGGTGATCCCAGCCGAACAGAATGTGCTCTGCGCCAATCACAAGATAGTCACGCACGACCTGCCACCGGCCGGGTTCGGCGGCGATCATCGCGGCGGGCGCGTCTGCCGTCAGGCGGAAGGTCTGGGCTGGTCGGCTACGCGGGATCATCCGGGCGATGGCATCGCTGCCGCCCACCAGCTCACTCAGCCCGAAGCGCTGGCCCGCCAGATCACCCTTGCAGCGCAATTCCTGCCGCCCGAGCAATGCCAGCGCCGCCGCGCGCTGCACGGGCGCTCCGGTCGCGGTGCAGGCTTCGGGGAACACCGGACGGGCGAGCGGCGCTGCATTTGCCCCGCGCGAAGCAGCGACGGGCAGTTTCCATTCGATCACCCACACGCCGCCGTCGCGCTCGGTCAGCTCGATCACAGCCGGGCGCAATTCGTCCGCCGCCGCAGGGGCCGCGAGGAGCGCGAGCATGACGGCCAGAAGCCAGCGGATCACTTGTCGATCTCGACCCGGTAGGCGCTGCGCAGAATGTCGTAGGCGCGCTGCTTGCGGGCCGCGATCTGCTGCGCGCGCCAGTCGTTCAGCACCTGCGCGCGGATCTGGTCGAGCGGCGGTACATCGGATTGCTCGTATTCCCTGATGCGGACGACGTGCCAGCCGAAGCCCGACGGGATCGGACCGGCCCAGCTATCCGAATGGTCGATCACCGCAATGCCATCGAGAAATTGTTGACCGAAACGGGCCGCGATTTCGTTCGCTGGCATCCTTGCGACGGATGCGGGAAGCGAGATCGGATCGCCGCGCCCGCGCCAGTCCGCACCCGGCCAGGCCTTATCCGAAATCGCCGCCAAGGCCGCTGCCTCGCTGGCGAAATAGACCTGGTCAAAGGTGAAGCGCGCCTTGGCGGCAAAGCGTTCGGGGTGATCGGCGCGCCATGCCTCCAACTCGGCCTCGCTGGGCTCGGCTGCATCGGCCGCACCGCCGGCGGTCATGTCCATCTTGGCGACCATGCGCTGGCGCACCACCGCGTCATCGGCATCAAGCCCCAGCCGCAGCGCCTCGCGGTAGAGCACTTCCTCGCGCACGAACCGCGCAATCCGCTCGTCCAGCTCGGCATCGGTGGGCGCGCGGCCCATCACCCGTTCGAAAGCGAGCGCGAGCTGGGCCTGCTGCGCCTTGTCGACATTGATCACCCGCGAGGCCGGATCGGGCGGGCTGCCGCCCCATGTCATCGCAACATAGAGTAACGCACCCAGCGCGAGGAAATGGACCAGCGGCTCGCGGGTCCAGGCAGGAAGCGTCACGTCGTCCCCTTGGCGCCCTGCGGCTTGAGCCAGATCGGCGAGGTATAGGCACGTTCCTGCGCGACCGCATCCTCGAGCGCCTCACCCTTGAGTTCGAAGCCGAAGCGCACCGCATCAAACAGCGTCCAGCGCGGGGTCGGGATTTCGAGCACGCGCACATAGTAGAACGCGCGCTGGCCCTTGGCGTAATCGGGATCGGTCCAGGTGGTCCGCAGTTCGGGCGCGCCGATGGAATTGGTGTAGGTCGCCTTCTTGCGGTCGACCGTATCGCCCACCGGGGTCAGGCCTTTGGCGGTGCCTGGCCGCTTGGCCATGTCGCTCCAGACCACGTCATAGACGCGTTCCTGCATCGCGCCGCTGGCATCGATCCAGCCCTTGACCACCTGCACCCGGTCAAGATTGGCGCCGTCGGGGTCTTTGAGTGCGCTGATGAGGAAGGTCGGCGCGCTGCCCTTGTCGGTCAATTCGCCGCCCATCGGCACGCCGCGGGTATAGCCTGCGCGCACCCAGTCACCCGCCCAGTCGGCAGCGCTGAAATCGTGCCCGCCGAAGATCCGCACGGTCATGCGCGGGCCGGTGGTGGCGTAGACCTCGCGCCGCCGGAAGGCATCGAAGATTTCCGCACGGGTGTTCCCCCGCGCCCAGGCCGCAGCATAGCCGCCCGCGAGATAGTGCCAGCCGAACCGCCCCTGCCGCGTGCCGAGGTTCTGCGGCACCAGCGCGCGGTTCTTGTAGGCGGGTTCGGTGCCGGTGTGCTTGCCGAAGAAATTGTCCTCATCTCCCGTGGCAAGGCCAGTGTGGCTATCGGTCGATCCGATCAGGCCAAAGGCATAAGGATTGACCCCCAGCTGCGCCTCGAGCGAAAGCCCGCGCAGCAGGGCAGACCGCACATAGCTGCCCGCATACATATCCGGTGTGCTTGCGGCGGTGAGCGGCAGATTGCCCAGTTCCCAGCCCTTAACCCCGAAGCCGGCCATTTCGTCATTGGGCGAGAGGAACGGGTGGGTTTCGCTGTCACCCTTGATCTGGGTCGCCTCGACCACCGGTTCAGCCGCTGCGCGCCGCTTGGCATAGGCGGCGGTCATCGGCGAACCATCGGCCATGGTCATTTCGAACATCAGCCCGTTCGAGAGGTTCGAATTGTGCGGGATCGCCAGCACCTTCCCGCCGATGTTCTTCTCGTAGGCCTCCATGTAGTCCCACAGCTGCTCGACCTTGGTATCGATCCCGCCGAGCGGCAGGGTCTTGCGGGTCTTGTCGCTGCCGTCGCGGAACATCACCACGCGGTGGAGATTGTTGCCATCGGGCATCAGCGTCCATTCGAAGCCGGCAAAGGCCGTGAAGACGCCGGGCTCGTTATAGCGATCGAGCAAGCCGAGCTGGGTGTTCCAGAGGTCTTCCGTGCCCTCGCGTGCGCGCTCGGGATCGCTGAGCGCTTCGGGCAGCGTGCCATTGGCTGCGGCCGTGATCAGTTCCGCCATCGCCCGCTGCGAGCCTTCCGGGCTTTCGTGCATCAGGTCATACCAGCGCAGCACGGTATCGTCGCGCATCACCCACTTCACATACCAGCGCGGGGCATCGAAGAGCCGCTTGGTCGCGCCCATGCCGTCCGAGTGATCCGCAATAACGAGGAAATCGAGCGGTCGATCGAGCTGCGCCTTGCCGCCGGTGGTCGCCGTCACCGCCTCGCCGCGAGCAAAGCGCAGCGCGTCTTCCGGCCCCAGCCGGACACCGAAGCCGAAGGCATCGACCGAATTGTCGGTATGCAGGTGCGTATCGCCCCAATAGGGCCGATCGGGAAACTCGGCGAGCTTGACCGTGTTCTCGCCATTGCCGGTTTGCGCCGGATCGAGCGATGCCTCACCGCTGCAGCCCGCCACCGCAATCGTCATCAGGCTTGCCGCAGCGAACCCGGTCCATGTCTTGCGCATGGATATCCCTCCCCTGTCTCTCTCACCCCCGACATTGCGCGGGCAGGCGTATGCTCGTCAAGCAGCCGGTTTGCGCCGGAGCAGGGCCGAACGCTCGCAGCGGCACACCACTTCGCCGCGCTGGTTGGTCAGTTCGTGGATGAAGGTGACGATCCCGGCATCGGGCCGCGACTTGCTGGCGCGCAGGTCCTTGACTTCGCTTGCCGCGCGCAGGGTATCGCCGATGAACACCGGGTTGGGGGTCACCACCTTGTCGAAGCCGAGGTTGGCGACCAGCGTTCCCAAGGTCGTATCGCCCACCGACAGCCCGACCAGCAGGCTGAAGGTGAAGGTCGAATTGACGAGGATCTGCCCGAACCCGCTCGCCTTGGCCGCCTCGACATCGATGTGCAGCGGCTGCGGATTGTGGGTCATGACCGAGAACAGCAGATTGTCGGTCTCGGTCACAGTGCGCCGGATCTCGTGTTCGATCCGGTCGCCCACGATCCATTCGTCGAAGAACTTGCCTGCCATTACGAGGCTGCCTGCCAGCGGGCCACCACCTCGGCGCCGTCATCGACGCTCGAACGGATCGCACCCGGCGTCCGGCTGAAGCGCGGCGCGGGGGCGGTGTGCCACATCCCCTCGTGCTCCACATAGGCCCCGCGCGCCTTCATGTGCGGATGCTCGCGCGCCTCGTCGATCCCCAGCACCGGGGCAAAGCAGGCGTCGGTCCCTTCGAGCAGTTCGCACCATTCGGCTTGCGTCTTGGTGAGGAACAGCGCGGCGAGTT is a genomic window containing:
- a CDS encoding efflux transporter outer membrane subunit, with product MHPAPEIATPTPDLPEAFFYTPDARTGNGLAALMPADDPAYRTLSDAAIAGAPNLAEALARIESARAGARRAGAERLPNITADGSVRRNRINTAQFGQAGQQGFIPEEQTSYGANITASWDPDIFGRLKAQERAALARIDAANAQAQAVRLALLAEIAGSVTDWRVLEARAAAISADVAAAERLAGLAKAREEAGIAPGLDRIRAEATAKSSQSRLAALESERVRLIGRLVTLTGQDAASVRAALASAAPQKAVAAVPAALPSELLANRPDVAAAAANLAASDADLAAAARARFPRITLSGVIGLLAFDPEDFFDEDSLVGTLTGAIAGPLLDFGRVGAQIDAAAADKRAAFAAYRGAVFQALGDAEAGYGLVAAADAEAALAVDERDQLERAASLADTRYRAGLASFLEVLEARRAADASGERAAAAQGRAARARILLWQALGGEVEAD
- a CDS encoding HupE/UreJ family protein, encoding MIRWLLAVMLALLAAPAAADELRPAVIELTERDGGVWVIEWKLPVAASRGANAAPLARPVFPEACTATGAPVQRAAALALLGRQELRCKGDLAGQRFGLSELVGGSDAIARMIPRSRPAQTFRLTADAPAAMIAAEPGRWQVVRDYLVIGAEHILFGWDHLLFVIALVLLVRRGWAVVKAATAFTLAHSITLVATSLGYAGLPSRPVEALIALSIVFLAVEVAVVLRSPERRTFTRRLPWAVAFAFGLVHGFGFAGALADVGMPQGEVVTALLAFNLGVEAGQLLIVGAVLALLAGLTRALPKAEVPVLRVSTYAIGAIGSFWLIERVIG
- a CDS encoding peptidyl-prolyl cis-trans isomerase — encoded protein: MTLPAWTREPLVHFLALGALLYVAMTWGGSPPDPASRVINVDKAQQAQLALAFERVMGRAPTDAELDERIARFVREEVLYREALRLGLDADDAVVRQRMVAKMDMTAGGAADAAEPSEAELEAWRADHPERFAAKARFTFDQVYFASEAAALAAISDKAWPGADWRGRGDPISLPASVARMPANEIAARFGQQFLDGIAVIDHSDSWAGPIPSGFGWHVVRIREYEQSDVPPLDQIRAQVLNDWRAQQIAARKQRAYDILRSAYRVEIDK
- a CDS encoding DUF3604 domain-containing protein, whose protein sequence is MRKTWTGFAAASLMTIAVAGCSGEASLDPAQTGNGENTVKLAEFPDRPYWGDTHLHTDNSVDAFGFGVRLGPEDALRFARGEAVTATTGGKAQLDRPLDFLVIADHSDGMGATKRLFDAPRWYVKWVMRDDTVLRWYDLMHESPEGSQRAMAELITAAANGTLPEALSDPERAREGTEDLWNTQLGLLDRYNEPGVFTAFAGFEWTLMPDGNNLHRVVMFRDGSDKTRKTLPLGGIDTKVEQLWDYMEAYEKNIGGKVLAIPHNSNLSNGLMFEMTMADGSPMTAAYAKRRAAAEPVVEATQIKGDSETHPFLSPNDEMAGFGVKGWELGNLPLTAASTPDMYAGSYVRSALLRGLSLEAQLGVNPYAFGLIGSTDSHTGLATGDEDNFFGKHTGTEPAYKNRALVPQNLGTRQGRFGWHYLAGGYAAAWARGNTRAEIFDAFRRREVYATTGPRMTVRIFGGHDFSAADWAGDWVRAGYTRGVPMGGELTDKGSAPTFLISALKDPDGANLDRVQVVKGWIDASGAMQERVYDVVWSDMAKRPGTAKGLTPVGDTVDRKKATYTNSIGAPELRTTWTDPDYAKGQRAFYYVRVLEIPTPRWTLFDAVRFGFELKGEALEDAVAQERAYTSPIWLKPQGAKGTT
- a CDS encoding MaoC family dehydratase, producing MAGKFFDEWIVGDRIEHEIRRTVTETDNLLFSVMTHNPQPLHIDVEAAKASGFGQILVNSTFTFSLLVGLSVGDTTLGTLVANLGFDKVVTPNPVFIGDTLRAASEVKDLRASKSRPDAGIVTFIHELTNQRGEVVCRCERSALLRRKPAA